In Serratia sp. FDAARGOS_506, a genomic segment contains:
- the rapA gene encoding RNA polymerase-associated protein RapA produces the protein MPFTLGQRWISDTESELGLGTVVALDARMITLLFPATGENRLYARNDSPITRVMFNPGDTVSSHEGWQLQVEEVKEENGLLTYIGTRLDTQESGVAMREVLLDSKLTFSKPQDRLFAGQIDRMDRFALRFRARKYQSEQYRLPFAGLRGMRASLIPHQLHIAHEVGQRHAPRVLLADEVGLGKTIEAGMIIHQQLLAGRAERVLIVVPETLQHQWLVEMMRRFNLYFSLFDDSRYAEAKLDSSNPFETEQLVICSLDFVRRNKQRLEELADAQWDLLVVDEAHHLAWSEEAPSREYQVIEQLAEHIPGVLLLTATPEQLGQQSHFARLRLLDPNRFHDYGEFVAEQQKYRPVADAVTLLLSGERLADDKLNLLGELIDEQDIEPLLKAANSEGDNAEQARQELVSMLMDRHGTSRVLFRNTRNGVKGFPHRNLHQIKLPLPTQYQTAIKVSGIMGAKKSVEARARDMLYPEQIYQEFEGENATWWNFDPRVEWLLDYLLANRNEKVLVICAKADTALQLEQVLREREAIRAAVFHEGLSIIERDRAAAYFASEEEGAQVLLCSEIGSEGRNFQFASQLVMFDLPFNPDLLEQRIGRLDRIGQMHDIQIMVPYLEHTAQAVLGRWFHEGLDAFEHTCPTGRTIYDSCYEQLIGYLAAPTEQEGFDEFIHACRQQHDQLKAQLEQGRDRLLEMHSNGGDKAQALAAAIAEQDNDVNLVGFALNLFDIVGINQEDRSDNLIVLTPSDHMLVPDFPGLPQDGCTVTFDRDQALSREDAQFVSWEHPIIRNGLDLILSGDTGSCAVSLLKNKALPVGTLLVELVYVVEAQAPKHLQLTRFLPPTPIRMLMDRKGTNLAAQVEFESFNRQLNAVNRHTSSKLVNAVQQDVHAMLQQAESLVEAQARTLIEQAKQEADDKLSAELARLEALKAVNPNIRDDEVETLEFNRRQVLANLNEAGWRLDAIRLVVVTHQ, from the coding sequence ATGCCTTTTACTCTTGGTCAACGCTGGATCAGCGACACGGAAAGCGAATTAGGACTGGGCACCGTCGTGGCGCTGGACGCGCGCATGATTACCCTGCTTTTCCCCGCCACCGGTGAAAACCGCCTCTATGCCAGAAACGATTCGCCGATCACCCGTGTGATGTTCAACCCGGGCGATACCGTCAGCAGCCACGAGGGATGGCAGCTGCAGGTGGAAGAGGTGAAAGAGGAAAACGGTCTGTTGACCTATATCGGCACCCGCCTGGACACCCAGGAAAGCGGCGTGGCGATGCGTGAAGTGCTGCTGGACAGCAAGCTGACCTTCAGCAAACCGCAGGATCGCCTGTTCGCCGGCCAGATTGACCGCATGGACCGTTTCGCGCTGCGTTTCCGCGCGCGCAAATACCAGAGCGAGCAGTATCGCCTGCCGTTCGCCGGCCTGCGTGGCATGCGCGCCAGCCTGATCCCTCACCAGTTGCACATCGCCCATGAAGTCGGCCAGCGCCATGCGCCGCGCGTCCTGCTGGCGGACGAAGTCGGCCTCGGCAAAACCATCGAAGCCGGCATGATCATCCACCAACAGCTGCTGGCGGGCCGCGCCGAGCGCGTGCTGATCGTGGTGCCGGAAACGCTGCAGCACCAGTGGCTGGTGGAGATGATGCGCCGCTTCAACCTCTACTTCTCGCTGTTCGACGACAGCCGCTACGCCGAAGCCAAGCTCGACAGCAGCAACCCGTTCGAAACCGAACAGCTGGTGATCTGCTCACTGGACTTCGTGCGCCGCAACAAGCAGCGCCTGGAAGAGCTGGCGGACGCCCAGTGGGATCTGCTGGTGGTCGACGAAGCGCACCACCTGGCCTGGAGCGAAGAAGCGCCGAGCCGCGAATATCAAGTGATCGAACAGCTGGCCGAGCACATCCCCGGCGTGCTGCTGCTGACCGCCACCCCGGAGCAGCTGGGCCAACAGAGCCACTTCGCGCGCCTGCGCCTGCTCGATCCGAACCGTTTCCACGACTACGGCGAGTTTGTTGCCGAGCAGCAGAAATACCGCCCGGTAGCCGACGCCGTCACCCTGCTGCTGAGCGGTGAACGCCTGGCCGACGACAAGCTGAACCTGCTGGGCGAGCTGATCGACGAGCAGGACATCGAACCGCTGCTCAAAGCCGCCAACAGCGAAGGCGACAACGCCGAGCAGGCGCGTCAGGAGCTGGTTTCCATGCTGATGGATCGCCACGGCACCAGCCGCGTGCTGTTCCGCAACACCCGTAACGGCGTGAAGGGCTTCCCGCACCGCAACCTGCACCAGATCAAGCTGCCGTTGCCGACCCAGTACCAGACCGCGATCAAAGTCTCCGGCATCATGGGCGCCAAGAAGTCCGTCGAAGCGCGCGCGCGCGACATGCTGTACCCGGAGCAGATCTACCAGGAATTCGAAGGCGAGAACGCCACCTGGTGGAACTTCGACCCGCGCGTCGAGTGGCTGCTGGACTACCTGCTGGCCAACCGCAACGAAAAAGTGCTGGTGATCTGCGCCAAAGCCGACACCGCGCTGCAGCTGGAGCAGGTGCTGCGCGAGCGTGAAGCGATCCGCGCCGCGGTGTTCCACGAAGGGCTGTCTATCATCGAGCGCGACCGCGCCGCCGCCTACTTCGCCTCCGAAGAGGAAGGCGCGCAGGTGCTGCTGTGTTCCGAGATCGGCTCCGAAGGCCGCAACTTCCAGTTCGCCAGCCAGCTGGTGATGTTCGATCTGCCGTTCAACCCGGATCTGCTGGAGCAGCGCATCGGCCGTCTGGACCGTATCGGCCAGATGCACGATATCCAAATCATGGTGCCTTACCTGGAGCACACCGCGCAGGCGGTGCTGGGCCGTTGGTTCCACGAGGGGCTGGATGCCTTCGAACACACCTGCCCGACCGGCCGCACCATCTACGACAGCTGCTACGAGCAGTTGATCGGCTATCTGGCCGCACCGACCGAACAGGAAGGCTTCGACGAATTCATCCACGCCTGCCGCCAGCAGCACGATCAGTTGAAAGCCCAACTGGAACAGGGCCGCGACCGCCTGCTGGAGATGCACTCCAACGGCGGCGACAAGGCCCAGGCGCTGGCCGCCGCCATCGCCGAGCAGGATAACGACGTCAACCTGGTGGGCTTCGCGCTCAACCTGTTCGACATCGTCGGCATCAATCAGGAAGACCGCAGCGACAACCTGATCGTGCTGACGCCGTCCGATCATATGCTGGTGCCCGACTTCCCTGGCCTGCCGCAGGACGGCTGCACCGTCACCTTCGACCGCGACCAGGCGCTGTCGCGCGAAGACGCGCAGTTCGTCAGCTGGGAGCACCCGATCATCCGCAACGGCCTGGATCTGATCCTGTCCGGCGACACCGGCAGCTGTGCCGTGTCCCTGCTGAAAAACAAAGCCTTGCCGGTCGGCACCCTGCTGGTTGAGCTGGTCTACGTGGTGGAAGCCCAGGCGCCAAAACACCTGCAGCTGACCCGCTTCCTGCCGCCGACGCCGATCCGCATGCTGATGGATCGCAAAGGCACTAACCTGGCGGCGCAGGTCGAGTTCGAAAGCTTCAACCGCCAGTTGAACGCGGTCAACCGCCACACCTCCAGCAAGTTGGTCAACGCCGTGCAGCAAGACGTACACGCCATGCTGCAGCAGGCGGAAAGTCTGGTGGAAGCGCAGGCGCGCACGCTTATCGAACAGGCGAAGCAAGAGGCGGATGACAAACTGAGCGCCGAGCTGGCGCGTCTGGAAGCGTTGAAAGCGGTCAACCCGAACATCCGCGACGACGAAGTCGAAACGCTGGAGTTCAACCGCCGTCAGGTGCTGGCCAACCTCAATGAAGCCGGCTGGCGTCTGGACGCCATTCGTCTGGTGGTGGTCACCCACCAGTAA